Proteins encoded within one genomic window of Columba livia isolate bColLiv1 breed racing homer chromosome 1, bColLiv1.pat.W.v2, whole genome shotgun sequence:
- the LOC102088800 gene encoding uncharacterized protein LOC102088800 isoform X1, giving the protein MTGEGESGRRRCCCSQDAPDVPKATETQGDSDGPRRGSLCDRHCSTINNLQGDLGCHLYCPHVPPAVSPPSCCQQHSEEVCESCVVKTTLTAENAVEANKLSNNYKFGFKKWKSHVTARPWEDRSEIVKELYSDLNVIRGPGGSTVTFGNVLYLLLFGWWLSVLYVLVAAVMFVTIVGAPYGRLCWDLASYFLWPFGKVIQKVEVPKSHQVLGTSESGGDASGAGESSALLGGPVPRRWRPRCCINTGYWRHAGTVAWLCLGYPVLALAHGLACVTAWLLVVLIPVAKLSARAVTRVLLLPPKRVLVRRLRMTEVPLEGEVILCCHRALNPYYYKYAVDGINVFAVNLLPLVLVTLVLGYVDSHNHLTSSPVKFTLALLSIMPLSYYIGMAIASISAQSNFAVGAVVNATFGSITELTFYITALIKGSREGNRCYAEIVKSALTGTLVGCVLFVPGLCMVIGGIRHQEQRFNSRSAGVSSALLFLSVGGVFAPTLFSKVYGKLVCGECHNVTQNPLGHYLCHNCHFDLVLSLQMDNNGTLYYSHVQPLVYTVSLLLPAAYLIGLFFTLKTHSHIYDIHISDCHMPGHHHSAVVHWSRWRALVILLLSTLCMSACADLATEHISPILTNSTISQYFIGVTVLAMVPELPEIVNGIQFALQNNLSLSIEIGNCIAVQVCMLQIPILVLFTIFYPTNFTLVFSDLHVYASMFSVVLMNYIFMDGKCDYFQGTVLVMVYFILLAVYFFAPSPSGC; this is encoded by the exons ATGACCGGCGAGGGTGAGtccggccgccgccgctgctgctgctcgcaGGACGCGCCCG atgtccccaaggccaccgaGACCCAGGGTGACAGTGATGGCCCCCGCCGCGGCTCCCTCTGCGACCGGCACTGCAGCACCATCAACAACCTGCAGGGTGACCTGGGCTGCCACCTgtactgtccccatgtccccccag CCGTGTCCCCTCcgtcctgctgccagcagcactcGGAGGAGGTCTGCGAGAGCTGCGTGGTGAAAACCACCCTGACAGCCGAAAATGCCGTGGAGGCCAACAAGCTCTCCAACAACTAcaag TTTGGCTTCAAGAAATGGAAGAGCCACGTGACGGCGCGGCCCTGGGAGGACCGATCGGAGATTGTCAAGGAGCTCTACTCTGACCTCAATGTCATCCGGGGCCCTGGAG GGTCCACAGTGACGTTTGGAAACGTCCTCTACCTCCTGCTCTTTGGCTGGTGGCTCTCGGTCCTCTACGTCCTTGTGGCTGCCGTGATGTTTGTCACCATTGTGGGGGCTCCTTATG GGCGGCTCTGCTGGGACCTGGCCAGCTATTTCCTCTGGCCCTTTGGCAAAGTGATCCAGAAAGTGGAG GTCCCCAAATCCCACCAGGTGCTGGGTACATCAGAGAGCGGAGGGGACGCGAGCGGCGCGGGggagagctcagccctgctcgGTGGCCCTGTGCCGCGGCGCTGGCGCCCGCGGTGCTGCATTAACACCGGATACTGG CGGCATGCTGGCACCGTGGCGTGGCTGTGCCTGGGCTACCCGGTGCTGGCGCTGGCCCACGGGCTGGCGTGTGTCACCGCGTGGCTCCTGGTCGTCCTCATCCCCGTGGCCAAGCTGAGCGCCCGTGCCGTCACCcgtgtcctgctgctgccccccaaGCGGGTGCTCGTCCGGCGTCTGAGGATG ACGGAGGTCCCGCTGGAGGGGGAGGTGATTCTCTGCTGCCACCGTGCCCTCAACCCCTACTACTACAAATATGCCGTGGATGGCATCAATGTCTTTGCTGTCA ACCTGCTGCCACTGGTGCTGGTGACACTGGTGCTGGGTTACGTGGACAGTCACAACCACCTAACCAGCTCCCCTGTCAAGTTCACGTTGGCCTTGCTCTCCATCATGCCCCTCTCCTACTACATTGGGATGGCCATTGCCAG catctcagcccaGAGCAACTTTGCGGTGGGAGCGGTGGTGAACGCCACGTTCGGCTCCATCACGGAACTCACCTTCTACATCACGGCGCTCATCAAGGGCTCCCGCGAGGGCAACCGCTGCTATGCCGAGATCGTCAAGTCGGCGTTGACGGGGACGTTGGTGGGCTGTGTCCTCTTTGTCCCG GGTCTGTGCATGGTGATCGGGGGCATCCGGCACCAGGAGCAACGGTTCAACAGCCGCTCGGCGGGCGTCAGCTCAGCCCTGCTCTTCCTCTCTGTGGGAG GTGTCTTTGCCCCGACGCTCTTCTCCAAGGTGTATGGGAAGCTGGTGTGTGGTGAGTGCCACAATGTCACCCAGAACCCGCTGGGCCACTACCTCTGCCACAACTGTCACTTTGACCTG GTTCTCTCTCTGCAGATGGACAACAACGGCACCCTCTACTACAGCCACGTCCA ACCCCTGGTGTACAcagtgtccctgctgctccccgCTGCCTACCTCATCGGCCTCTTCTTCACCCTGAAAACTCACTCGCACATCTACGACATCCACATCAGCGACTGTCACA TGCCCGGCCACCACCACAGCGCTGTGGTCCACTGGTCTCGCTGGCGGGCCCTGGTCATCCTGCTCCTCTCCACCCTCTGCATGTCGGCCTGTGCTGACCTGGCCACGGAGCACATCAGCCCCATCCTCACCAACTCCACTATCTCACAG TACTTCATTGGTGTCACCGTGCTGGCGATGGTCCCGGAGCTGCCAGAGATTGTCAACGGCATCCAGTTCGCCCTGCAGAACAACTTGAGCTTGAG CATCGAGATTGGGAACTGCATTGCCGTCCAGGTCTGCATGCTCCAGATCCCCATCCTGGTGCTCTTCACCATCTTCTAC CCGACCAACTTCACGCTTGTCTTCAGCGACCTCCACGTCTACGCCAGCATGTTCAGCGTGGTGCTCATGAACTACATCTTCATGGATGGCAAATGTGACTACTTCCAAG GCACGGTGCTGGTGATGGTCTACTTCATCCTCCTGGCTGTGTACTTCTTCGCCCCGTCGCCCAGCGGTTGCTGA
- the LOC102088800 gene encoding uncharacterized protein LOC102088800 isoform X3: protein MTGEDVPKATETQGDSDGPRRGSLCDRHCSTINNLQGDLGCHLYCPHVPPAVSPPSCCQQHSEEVCESCVVKTTLTAENAVEANKLSNNYKFGFKKWKSHVTARPWEDRSEIVKELYSDLNVIRGPGGSTVTFGNVLYLLLFGWWLSVLYVLVAAVMFVTIVGAPYGRLCWDLASYFLWPFGKVIQKVEVPKSHQVLGTSESGGDASGAGESSALLGGPVPRRWRPRCCINTGYWRHAGTVAWLCLGYPVLALAHGLACVTAWLLVVLIPVAKLSARAVTRVLLLPPKRVLVRRLRMTEVPLEGEVILCCHRALNPYYYKYAVDGINVFAVNLLPLVLVTLVLGYVDSHNHLTSSPVKFTLALLSIMPLSYYIGMAIASISAQSNFAVGAVVNATFGSITELTFYITALIKGSREGNRCYAEIVKSALTGTLVGCVLFVPGLCMVIGGIRHQEQRFNSRSAGVSSALLFLSVGGVFAPTLFSKVYGKLVCGECHNVTQNPLGHYLCHNCHFDLVLSLQMDNNGTLYYSHVQPLVYTVSLLLPAAYLIGLFFTLKTHSHIYDIHISDCHMPGHHHSAVVHWSRWRALVILLLSTLCMSACADLATEHISPILTNSTISQYFIGVTVLAMVPELPEIVNGIQFALQNNLSLSIEIGNCIAVQVCMLQIPILVLFTIFYPTNFTLVFSDLHVYASMFSVVLMNYIFMDGKCDYFQGTVLVMVYFILLAVYFFAPSPSGC, encoded by the exons ATGACCGGCGAGG atgtccccaaggccaccgaGACCCAGGGTGACAGTGATGGCCCCCGCCGCGGCTCCCTCTGCGACCGGCACTGCAGCACCATCAACAACCTGCAGGGTGACCTGGGCTGCCACCTgtactgtccccatgtccccccag CCGTGTCCCCTCcgtcctgctgccagcagcactcGGAGGAGGTCTGCGAGAGCTGCGTGGTGAAAACCACCCTGACAGCCGAAAATGCCGTGGAGGCCAACAAGCTCTCCAACAACTAcaag TTTGGCTTCAAGAAATGGAAGAGCCACGTGACGGCGCGGCCCTGGGAGGACCGATCGGAGATTGTCAAGGAGCTCTACTCTGACCTCAATGTCATCCGGGGCCCTGGAG GGTCCACAGTGACGTTTGGAAACGTCCTCTACCTCCTGCTCTTTGGCTGGTGGCTCTCGGTCCTCTACGTCCTTGTGGCTGCCGTGATGTTTGTCACCATTGTGGGGGCTCCTTATG GGCGGCTCTGCTGGGACCTGGCCAGCTATTTCCTCTGGCCCTTTGGCAAAGTGATCCAGAAAGTGGAG GTCCCCAAATCCCACCAGGTGCTGGGTACATCAGAGAGCGGAGGGGACGCGAGCGGCGCGGGggagagctcagccctgctcgGTGGCCCTGTGCCGCGGCGCTGGCGCCCGCGGTGCTGCATTAACACCGGATACTGG CGGCATGCTGGCACCGTGGCGTGGCTGTGCCTGGGCTACCCGGTGCTGGCGCTGGCCCACGGGCTGGCGTGTGTCACCGCGTGGCTCCTGGTCGTCCTCATCCCCGTGGCCAAGCTGAGCGCCCGTGCCGTCACCcgtgtcctgctgctgccccccaaGCGGGTGCTCGTCCGGCGTCTGAGGATG ACGGAGGTCCCGCTGGAGGGGGAGGTGATTCTCTGCTGCCACCGTGCCCTCAACCCCTACTACTACAAATATGCCGTGGATGGCATCAATGTCTTTGCTGTCA ACCTGCTGCCACTGGTGCTGGTGACACTGGTGCTGGGTTACGTGGACAGTCACAACCACCTAACCAGCTCCCCTGTCAAGTTCACGTTGGCCTTGCTCTCCATCATGCCCCTCTCCTACTACATTGGGATGGCCATTGCCAG catctcagcccaGAGCAACTTTGCGGTGGGAGCGGTGGTGAACGCCACGTTCGGCTCCATCACGGAACTCACCTTCTACATCACGGCGCTCATCAAGGGCTCCCGCGAGGGCAACCGCTGCTATGCCGAGATCGTCAAGTCGGCGTTGACGGGGACGTTGGTGGGCTGTGTCCTCTTTGTCCCG GGTCTGTGCATGGTGATCGGGGGCATCCGGCACCAGGAGCAACGGTTCAACAGCCGCTCGGCGGGCGTCAGCTCAGCCCTGCTCTTCCTCTCTGTGGGAG GTGTCTTTGCCCCGACGCTCTTCTCCAAGGTGTATGGGAAGCTGGTGTGTGGTGAGTGCCACAATGTCACCCAGAACCCGCTGGGCCACTACCTCTGCCACAACTGTCACTTTGACCTG GTTCTCTCTCTGCAGATGGACAACAACGGCACCCTCTACTACAGCCACGTCCA ACCCCTGGTGTACAcagtgtccctgctgctccccgCTGCCTACCTCATCGGCCTCTTCTTCACCCTGAAAACTCACTCGCACATCTACGACATCCACATCAGCGACTGTCACA TGCCCGGCCACCACCACAGCGCTGTGGTCCACTGGTCTCGCTGGCGGGCCCTGGTCATCCTGCTCCTCTCCACCCTCTGCATGTCGGCCTGTGCTGACCTGGCCACGGAGCACATCAGCCCCATCCTCACCAACTCCACTATCTCACAG TACTTCATTGGTGTCACCGTGCTGGCGATGGTCCCGGAGCTGCCAGAGATTGTCAACGGCATCCAGTTCGCCCTGCAGAACAACTTGAGCTTGAG CATCGAGATTGGGAACTGCATTGCCGTCCAGGTCTGCATGCTCCAGATCCCCATCCTGGTGCTCTTCACCATCTTCTAC CCGACCAACTTCACGCTTGTCTTCAGCGACCTCCACGTCTACGCCAGCATGTTCAGCGTGGTGCTCATGAACTACATCTTCATGGATGGCAAATGTGACTACTTCCAAG GCACGGTGCTGGTGATGGTCTACTTCATCCTCCTGGCTGTGTACTTCTTCGCCCCGTCGCCCAGCGGTTGCTGA
- the TMEM209 gene encoding transmembrane protein 209 has protein sequence MTPEQSPATSLIDRTIKMRKETEARKVVLAWGLLNVSVAGMIYTEMTGKLISSYYNITYWPLWYIELALASLFSLNALFDFWRYFKYTVAPTSLVMSPGQQTLLGLRNAAVQTTPPRELAAKKVPSSTASPPIQGQSVLSYSPSRSPSASPKFTTGCITGYSPQLQALSSNNASYSGAVTYSPGSSYNKVSSFSPSPGGSPYPASIGAVESGGLRSRYRSSPILYNSPTGKEDYMTDLKSLDTFLRNEEEKQHRVQLGSSDSSSPSSSPTFWNYSRSMTDYAQMLRKFQYQLACRSQAPSAHKDEADLSSKQAAEEVWARVTMNRQLLDHMDSWTAKFRNWINETILVPLVQEIESVSTQLRRMGCPELQIGEASISSLKQAALVKAPLIPTLNAIVQYLDLTPNQEYLVERIKELSQGGCMSSFRWNRGGDFKGRKWDTDLPTDSSIIMHVFCTYLDSRLPPHPKYPDGKTFTSQHFLQTPDKPDTSNENVFCIYQSSINPPHYELIYQRHVYNLPKGRNNMFHTLLMFLYIIKTKESGMLGRVNLGLSGVNVLWIFGE, from the exons ATGACGCCAGAACAGAGTCCAGCGACTTCCCTCATCGACAGGACCATCAAGATGAGGAAGGAGACTGAAGCCCGGAAAGTGGTCTTGGCCTGGGGACTCCTGAATGTGTCTGTTGCAGGCATGATCTATACGGAAAT gactGGAAAACTCATAAGCTCATATTACAACATCACATACTGGCCACTCTGGTATATTG AACTTGCGCTTGCGTCTCTATTCAGCCTGAACGCCTTATTTGATTTCTGGAGGTACTTCAAATACACAGTGGCACCAACAAGCTTGGTGATGAGTCCCGGCCAGCAGACCCTGCTGGGGCTGCGGAATGCAG CCGTACAAACAACTCCACCACGTGAGCTGGCAGCAAAGAAAGTCCCGTCTTCGACAGCTTCTCCTCCCATCCAGGGTCAAAGTGTGCTGAGTTACAGCCCGTCCCGCTCCCCCAGCGCCAGTCCAAAGTTTACTACCGGTTGTATCACGGGGTACAGCCCTCAGCTCCAAGCTCTGTCGAGCAACAACGCTTCTTACAGCGGTGCAGTAACTTATTCACCAGGCAGCAGCTACAATAAG GTTTCCAGCTTCAGCCCCTCTCCTGGCGGCTCACCATACCCCGCGAGCATCGGAGCGGTGGAAAGCGGCGGGCTGAGGTCTCGGTACCGCTCCTCACCCATTCTGTATAATTCTCCTACTGGCAAAGAAGATTATATGACAGACCTCAAgtccctggacaccttccttcgaaatgaagaagagaagcagcacagagtTCAACTAG GAAGTTCAGATTCCAGCTCTCCTTCCAGCAGCCCAACATTTTGGAATTACAGCCGTTCCATGACAGACTATGCACAGATGCTGAGGAAATTCCAGTATCAGCTGGCGTGCAGGTCCCAGGCACCATCGGCACACAAGGACGAAGCCGATCTGAGCTCAAAACAGGCCGCAGAAGAG GTTTGGGCACGGGTGACAATGAACCGACAGCTCCTTGATCACATGGATTCCTGGACCGCGAAGTTCAGAAAC tgGATTAATGAGACTATTCTAGTGCCACTTGTCCAAGAGATCGAGTCTGTGAGCACTCAGCTGAGAAGAATGGGGTGTCCAGAACTGCAGATTGGAG AAGCCAGCATCAGCAGTCTGAAGCAGGCAGCGCTCGTTAAAGCTCCACTCATTCCAACCCTCAACGCTATCGTGCAGTATTTGGATCTCACACCAAACCAGGAGTATTTGGTTGAAAGGATCAAAG AGCTGTCTCAGGGAGGATGCATGAGTTCGTTCCGATGGAACAGAGGAGGGGATTTCAAAGGCCGCAAGTGGGACACCGACTTGCCCACCGACTCCTCT atCATCATGCACGTTTTCTGCACTTATCTCGACTCCAGGCTGCCGCCTCACCCCAAATATCCCGACGGCAAAACCTTCACGTCCCAACACTTCCTGCAGACGCCGGATAAACCAG ACACTTCAAATGAAAACGTCTTCTGCATCTACCAGAGCAGCATCAACCCTCCCCATTACGAGCTGATCTACCAGCGCCACGTCTACAACCTGCCCAag GGCAGAAACAACATGTTCCACACCTTGCTCATGTTCCTGTACATCATCAAGACCAAAGAATCCGGGATGCTGGG ACGTGTCAATCTCGGTCTATCGGGAGTCAACGTGCTCTGGATTTTTGGAGAATAA
- the LOC102088800 gene encoding uncharacterized protein LOC102088800 isoform X2: protein MTGEGESGRRRCCCSQDAPDVPKATETQGDSDGPRRGSLCDRHCSTINNLQGDLGCHLYCPHVPPAVSPPSCCQQHSEEVCESCVVKTTLTAENAVEANKLSNNYKFGFKKWKSHVTARPWEDRSEIVKELYSDLNVIRGPGGSTVTFGNVLYLLLFGWWLSVLYVLVAAVMFVTIVGAPYGRLCWDLASYFLWPFGKVIQKVEVPKSHQVLGTSESGGDASGAGESSALLGGPVPRRWRPRCCINTGYWRHAGTVAWLCLGYPVLALAHGLACVTAWLLVVLIPVAKLSARAVTRVLLLPPKRVLVRRLRMTEVPLEGEVILCCHRALNPYYYKYAVDGINVFAVNLLPLVLVTLVLGYVDSHNHLTSSPVKFTLALLSIMPLSYYIGMAIASISAQSNFAVGAVVNATFGSITELTFYITALIKGSREGNRCYAEIVKSALTGTLVGCVLFVPGLCMVIGGIRHQEQRFNSRSAGVSSALLFLSVGGVFAPTLFSKVYGKLVCGECHNVTQNPLGHYLCHNCHFDLMDNNGTLYYSHVQPLVYTVSLLLPAAYLIGLFFTLKTHSHIYDIHISDCHMPGHHHSAVVHWSRWRALVILLLSTLCMSACADLATEHISPILTNSTISQYFIGVTVLAMVPELPEIVNGIQFALQNNLSLSIEIGNCIAVQVCMLQIPILVLFTIFYPTNFTLVFSDLHVYASMFSVVLMNYIFMDGKCDYFQGTVLVMVYFILLAVYFFAPSPSGC from the exons ATGACCGGCGAGGGTGAGtccggccgccgccgctgctgctgctcgcaGGACGCGCCCG atgtccccaaggccaccgaGACCCAGGGTGACAGTGATGGCCCCCGCCGCGGCTCCCTCTGCGACCGGCACTGCAGCACCATCAACAACCTGCAGGGTGACCTGGGCTGCCACCTgtactgtccccatgtccccccag CCGTGTCCCCTCcgtcctgctgccagcagcactcGGAGGAGGTCTGCGAGAGCTGCGTGGTGAAAACCACCCTGACAGCCGAAAATGCCGTGGAGGCCAACAAGCTCTCCAACAACTAcaag TTTGGCTTCAAGAAATGGAAGAGCCACGTGACGGCGCGGCCCTGGGAGGACCGATCGGAGATTGTCAAGGAGCTCTACTCTGACCTCAATGTCATCCGGGGCCCTGGAG GGTCCACAGTGACGTTTGGAAACGTCCTCTACCTCCTGCTCTTTGGCTGGTGGCTCTCGGTCCTCTACGTCCTTGTGGCTGCCGTGATGTTTGTCACCATTGTGGGGGCTCCTTATG GGCGGCTCTGCTGGGACCTGGCCAGCTATTTCCTCTGGCCCTTTGGCAAAGTGATCCAGAAAGTGGAG GTCCCCAAATCCCACCAGGTGCTGGGTACATCAGAGAGCGGAGGGGACGCGAGCGGCGCGGGggagagctcagccctgctcgGTGGCCCTGTGCCGCGGCGCTGGCGCCCGCGGTGCTGCATTAACACCGGATACTGG CGGCATGCTGGCACCGTGGCGTGGCTGTGCCTGGGCTACCCGGTGCTGGCGCTGGCCCACGGGCTGGCGTGTGTCACCGCGTGGCTCCTGGTCGTCCTCATCCCCGTGGCCAAGCTGAGCGCCCGTGCCGTCACCcgtgtcctgctgctgccccccaaGCGGGTGCTCGTCCGGCGTCTGAGGATG ACGGAGGTCCCGCTGGAGGGGGAGGTGATTCTCTGCTGCCACCGTGCCCTCAACCCCTACTACTACAAATATGCCGTGGATGGCATCAATGTCTTTGCTGTCA ACCTGCTGCCACTGGTGCTGGTGACACTGGTGCTGGGTTACGTGGACAGTCACAACCACCTAACCAGCTCCCCTGTCAAGTTCACGTTGGCCTTGCTCTCCATCATGCCCCTCTCCTACTACATTGGGATGGCCATTGCCAG catctcagcccaGAGCAACTTTGCGGTGGGAGCGGTGGTGAACGCCACGTTCGGCTCCATCACGGAACTCACCTTCTACATCACGGCGCTCATCAAGGGCTCCCGCGAGGGCAACCGCTGCTATGCCGAGATCGTCAAGTCGGCGTTGACGGGGACGTTGGTGGGCTGTGTCCTCTTTGTCCCG GGTCTGTGCATGGTGATCGGGGGCATCCGGCACCAGGAGCAACGGTTCAACAGCCGCTCGGCGGGCGTCAGCTCAGCCCTGCTCTTCCTCTCTGTGGGAG GTGTCTTTGCCCCGACGCTCTTCTCCAAGGTGTATGGGAAGCTGGTGTGTGGTGAGTGCCACAATGTCACCCAGAACCCGCTGGGCCACTACCTCTGCCACAACTGTCACTTTGACCTG ATGGACAACAACGGCACCCTCTACTACAGCCACGTCCA ACCCCTGGTGTACAcagtgtccctgctgctccccgCTGCCTACCTCATCGGCCTCTTCTTCACCCTGAAAACTCACTCGCACATCTACGACATCCACATCAGCGACTGTCACA TGCCCGGCCACCACCACAGCGCTGTGGTCCACTGGTCTCGCTGGCGGGCCCTGGTCATCCTGCTCCTCTCCACCCTCTGCATGTCGGCCTGTGCTGACCTGGCCACGGAGCACATCAGCCCCATCCTCACCAACTCCACTATCTCACAG TACTTCATTGGTGTCACCGTGCTGGCGATGGTCCCGGAGCTGCCAGAGATTGTCAACGGCATCCAGTTCGCCCTGCAGAACAACTTGAGCTTGAG CATCGAGATTGGGAACTGCATTGCCGTCCAGGTCTGCATGCTCCAGATCCCCATCCTGGTGCTCTTCACCATCTTCTAC CCGACCAACTTCACGCTTGTCTTCAGCGACCTCCACGTCTACGCCAGCATGTTCAGCGTGGTGCTCATGAACTACATCTTCATGGATGGCAAATGTGACTACTTCCAAG GCACGGTGCTGGTGATGGTCTACTTCATCCTCCTGGCTGTGTACTTCTTCGCCCCGTCGCCCAGCGGTTGCTGA